From Longimicrobium sp.:
ACACCTCCACCACCGCATCCCCCACGCGGATCTCGCCGCCCTCCACGATCGTCGCGCGAAGCCCGCCACGGTCCGCCAAGTCGCGCATGACGCCGCGGTAGTTCAAGCGCTGGAGGCGGATGCACGGATCGCAGCGCTCCACGCCGCGCAGAACCACGTTCCCGATCCGGAACGTGCACCCTACGAGCGCGTTCAGATCCACCCCGCGCGTGACGACGTTGCGCCGCGTGTCGGCACCGGAGAAGT
This genomic window contains:
- a CDS encoding MOSC domain-containing protein codes for the protein MTAGVVEEIFLATARGEPRTPVEVATAVAGQGLLGDRYLGAPPTRFAAVCEVTLVEAEAVEGVRATGRDFSGADTRRNVVTRGVDLNALVGCTFRIGNVVLRGVERCDPCIRLQRLNYRGVMRDLADRGGLRATIVEGGEIRVGDAVVEV